A single region of the Jatrophihabitans sp. GAS493 genome encodes:
- the purS gene encoding phosphoribosylformylglycinamidine synthase subunit PurS gives MPTVIVDVVLKPEILDPQGQAIVGALGRLGVNGVVAVRQGKHFELDVEDHVDDETIAHLSQTLLANPVIEDFTIRR, from the coding sequence GTGCCCACCGTGATTGTCGACGTCGTTCTCAAGCCCGAGATCCTTGATCCGCAGGGGCAGGCGATCGTCGGTGCGCTGGGGCGTCTCGGCGTCAACGGCGTGGTCGCGGTGCGGCAGGGTAAGCACTTCGAGCTGGACGTGGAGGACCACGTCGACGACGAGACGATCGCCCACCTCAGCCAGACGCTGCTGGCCAACCCGGTGATCGAAGACTTCACCATCCGCCGCTGA
- a CDS encoding DivIVA domain-containing protein, with translation MTPSEIHYIAFRKPPLGKRGYDEDDVDDLLERLERFFRDPAGASMTADDVRKAQFRKPPIGKRGYDTGDVDDFLDQVVNEWPQVKTDQSFPGSHRSAS, from the coding sequence ATGACGCCAAGCGAGATCCACTACATCGCGTTCCGCAAGCCGCCTTTGGGCAAGCGTGGATACGACGAGGATGACGTCGACGACCTGCTCGAGCGACTCGAGCGCTTCTTCCGCGACCCGGCCGGTGCCTCGATGACCGCCGACGACGTGCGGAAGGCCCAGTTCCGCAAGCCGCCGATCGGCAAGCGCGGGTACGACACCGGTGACGTGGACGATTTCCTGGATCAGGTCGTCAACGAGTGGCCGCAGGTGAAGACCGATCAGTCGTTCCCGGGCAGCCACCGCTCGGCCAGCTAG
- a CDS encoding sterol carrier family protein, giving the protein MSRKDGQARPESAYAATADAFVAQWELTLQWLERLAPESFSVASVLPEWDVRQLTAHLILVRRGLVERLTSRSDEAPTPLPAYLRRYQDAAGHIGARTDAVADDRTPQDLLTELRSAPDPRPQLSEVGPATVLRGGRGPIRADDWLLTRLIELVVHSDDLSQSLPGLPPIQLQRSALATVTRTLAEMLVREAPGRSVEVRVPPFVAVQAISGPRHTRGTPPNVVEMSPLVWMRLAAGRIGWDAVAASGAVRASGSRASLAEHLPLFT; this is encoded by the coding sequence GTGAGTCGAAAGGACGGTCAGGCCCGGCCGGAATCGGCCTACGCCGCCACCGCCGACGCCTTCGTCGCCCAGTGGGAGCTGACCCTGCAGTGGCTTGAGCGGCTCGCGCCCGAGTCGTTCTCGGTCGCCTCGGTACTGCCGGAGTGGGACGTGCGGCAGCTCACCGCGCACCTCATACTGGTGCGACGCGGTCTCGTCGAGCGGCTCACCTCACGCAGCGACGAGGCACCGACACCGTTGCCCGCTTACCTGCGCCGTTACCAGGATGCGGCGGGGCATATCGGGGCGCGGACGGACGCGGTCGCCGACGACCGCACGCCGCAAGACCTGCTGACCGAGCTTCGTTCGGCTCCCGATCCCCGCCCGCAGCTCTCCGAGGTCGGTCCGGCTACCGTGCTGCGGGGCGGTCGCGGCCCAATCCGAGCCGACGATTGGCTGCTGACCCGGCTGATCGAGCTGGTCGTGCACAGTGACGATCTCTCCCAGTCGCTGCCCGGGCTGCCGCCCATCCAACTGCAGCGCAGTGCCCTGGCGACGGTCACCCGGACGCTGGCCGAGATGCTGGTGCGAGAGGCTCCCGGACGATCGGTGGAGGTGCGGGTGCCCCCGTTCGTCGCGGTGCAGGCCATCAGCGGACCGAGGCACACGCGCGGGACGCCACCTAATGTAGTCGAGATGTCACCCTTGGTATGGATGCGATTGGCCGCCGGCCGTATCGGCTGGGACGCGGTCGCCGCCTCTGGAGCGGTTCGGGCCAGCGGCTCGCGGGCGTCGCTGGCTGAGCACCTGCCGCTATTTACGTAA
- the purQ gene encoding phosphoribosylformylglycinamidine synthase subunit PurQ yields MAQRVGVVTFPGSLDDTDALRAIRIAGGEAIPLWHADPSLHDVEAVVLPGGFSYGDYLRCGAIARFSPVMEAIIAGARDGLPVLGICNGFQVLCESHLLPGALIRNDSRKFVCRDQRLRIENATSAWTSHYEAGQEIVVPLKNGEGGYVADQHTLDELEGSGRVIARYLEDNPNGSYRDIAGITNDAGNVVGLMPHPEHAVEALTGPTTDGLGFFLSMVGVKSPSENEQVSA; encoded by the coding sequence GTGGCTCAGCGCGTAGGTGTTGTTACGTTTCCCGGCAGTCTCGACGATACCGACGCGTTACGCGCGATCCGGATAGCCGGTGGTGAGGCGATCCCGCTGTGGCACGCCGACCCGAGCCTGCACGATGTCGAAGCGGTGGTCCTGCCGGGGGGTTTCTCCTACGGCGACTACCTGCGTTGCGGAGCCATCGCCCGCTTCTCCCCGGTGATGGAGGCGATCATCGCCGGGGCCCGTGACGGTCTGCCGGTCCTCGGAATCTGCAATGGGTTCCAGGTTCTCTGCGAGTCCCACCTGCTTCCGGGGGCGCTGATTCGCAACGACAGCCGCAAGTTCGTCTGTCGCGACCAGCGACTGCGCATCGAGAACGCGACCAGCGCCTGGACCTCGCACTACGAGGCCGGGCAGGAGATCGTCGTCCCGCTGAAGAACGGCGAGGGTGGCTACGTGGCTGACCAGCACACCCTGGACGAGCTGGAGGGCAGCGGTCGGGTCATCGCGCGGTATCTGGAGGACAACCCGAACGGCAGTTACCGCGACATCGCCGGCATCACCAACGACGCCGGCAACGTCGTCGGGCTGATGCCGCACCCCGAGCACGCCGTCGAGGCGCTCACCGGCCCGACCACCGATGGACTCGGATTCTTCCTCTCGATGGTCGGCGTCAAATCCCCCAGCGAGAACGAGCAGGTTTCAGCATGA
- a CDS encoding phosphoribosylaminoimidazolesuccinocarboxamide synthase, with the protein MTELTHLHTGKVRDLYGAPDGSLVMVASDRISAYDFILSTPIPDKGAILTALSVWWFEQLADLAPNHLISVDSPLIPPKWRGRAMLCQSLEMVKVECVARGYLTGGGLTEYEASGSVCGLPLVSGLVDGSQLPEPIFTPTSKAAVGDHDESMTFDEVGALIGAAAAEEIRALTLAVYSRAAAIAAQAGVILADTKIELGRDATGRLVIADEVLTPDSSRFWPADEWKPGQRQSSYDKQFVRDWLTSPAANWDRRSGAEPPPLPEEIVLATRERYLQAYERLTGLRFADWSAAHQ; encoded by the coding sequence GTGACCGAACTGACGCATCTGCACACCGGAAAGGTGCGCGACCTCTACGGCGCGCCGGACGGATCGCTGGTGATGGTGGCCAGTGACCGGATCTCGGCCTACGACTTCATCCTCTCGACGCCGATCCCGGACAAGGGGGCCATCCTCACCGCGCTCTCGGTCTGGTGGTTCGAGCAACTGGCCGACCTGGCCCCGAATCACCTCATCAGCGTCGACTCCCCGCTGATCCCGCCGAAGTGGCGGGGACGGGCAATGCTCTGCCAATCACTGGAGATGGTGAAGGTCGAGTGCGTCGCCCGCGGTTATCTGACCGGGGGCGGCCTGACTGAGTACGAGGCCTCCGGTTCAGTCTGTGGTCTGCCCCTGGTGTCCGGTCTGGTTGACGGATCCCAGCTGCCGGAACCGATCTTCACGCCAACCTCGAAAGCCGCCGTCGGCGACCACGACGAGTCGATGACCTTTGACGAGGTCGGCGCGCTGATCGGCGCGGCCGCGGCCGAGGAGATTCGTGCGCTCACCCTGGCCGTTTACTCCCGTGCCGCCGCCATCGCGGCCCAGGCCGGGGTGATCCTGGCCGACACCAAGATCGAGCTCGGACGGGATGCGACCGGTCGCCTGGTGATCGCCGACGAGGTGCTGACACCGGATTCGTCGCGCTTCTGGCCGGCCGACGAGTGGAAGCCGGGTCAGCGGCAATCCTCCTACGACAAGCAGTTCGTGCGGGACTGGCTCACCTCGCCGGCCGCGAACTGGGACCGCCGCAGTGGGGCCGAACCACCGCCGCTGCCCGAGGAGATCGTGCTGGCCACCCGTGAGCGCTACCTGCAGGCCTATGAGCGCCTCACCGGGCTGCGCTTCGCCGACTGGTCCGCAGCGCACCAGTAA
- a CDS encoding fatty acyl-AMP ligase, translated as MQRSLISEHLSHWAQVMPDREALTFVDYSVERAGVNETLTYAELDQRVTAAAARLQSVAKQGERVTILAPQGMQYLVFFLGALRAGIVAVPLFSPDLPGHSDRLASIFGDCAPVAALASNVNQQVVVDFLSAQPAGGDIPIVNIDELSLELGADFTPVPLQATDLAYLQYTSGSTRLPAGVLISQGNVVANASQAILALQGEGDPVNLVSWLPLFHDMGLVFVVGGCVVGGLHSIFMDPIAFLIKPLRWLRALSAYPNTISPAPNFAFDYCSAKVTEAEKETLSLQNVRALANGAEPVRPDTLAKFNAAFAGCGLRDNVIRPSYGLAEATVYVAGSTKPEPATEAVFDFGKLSQGIATTEVSDTENTVRMVSVGAPFDQVAVIANPDSGEHLEDGLIGEIWIHGPNVSTGYWNKPELSAEVFGQTLVNPRTAVPSGPWLRSGDLGVMVEGELYITGRMKDLIIVAGRNHYPQDLEATVEGAHETIGRHRTAAFSVPSSDGEGVVVVAEISRHASADAWDSETVSRAIRKSLSQRHSVSALDVVLVVPNDVPRTSSGKIARAATRQRYLDGQLVLAGSTE; from the coding sequence ATGCAACGCAGTTTGATCAGCGAGCATTTGAGTCACTGGGCCCAGGTGATGCCTGATCGAGAAGCCCTTACTTTCGTCGACTATTCGGTGGAGCGCGCAGGCGTCAACGAGACGCTGACCTATGCCGAGCTGGACCAGCGAGTGACCGCCGCCGCGGCGCGCCTACAGTCTGTAGCCAAGCAGGGCGAGAGAGTAACCATTCTCGCTCCGCAGGGCATGCAGTACCTCGTCTTCTTCCTCGGCGCACTCCGTGCCGGCATCGTCGCGGTGCCGCTCTTCTCGCCTGACCTGCCCGGCCACTCCGACCGTCTCGCGTCGATCTTCGGCGACTGCGCTCCGGTGGCTGCGCTCGCCAGCAACGTCAACCAGCAGGTCGTCGTCGACTTCCTCAGCGCCCAGCCGGCCGGTGGCGACATCCCGATCGTCAACATCGACGAACTCTCCCTGGAGCTGGGCGCCGATTTCACGCCGGTCCCACTACAGGCCACTGATCTGGCCTACCTGCAGTACACCTCCGGCTCGACGCGACTGCCGGCCGGTGTGCTCATCTCGCAGGGCAACGTCGTGGCCAACGCCAGCCAGGCCATCCTCGCCCTGCAGGGCGAGGGCGACCCGGTGAACCTCGTTAGCTGGTTGCCGCTCTTCCACGACATGGGCCTGGTCTTCGTGGTCGGTGGCTGCGTGGTCGGTGGACTGCACTCGATCTTCATGGACCCGATCGCCTTCCTGATCAAGCCGCTGCGCTGGCTGCGGGCGCTCTCCGCCTACCCGAACACCATCAGCCCGGCTCCGAACTTCGCCTTCGACTACTGCTCAGCCAAGGTCACCGAGGCCGAGAAGGAGACGCTCAGCCTGCAGAACGTGCGGGCCCTGGCCAACGGCGCGGAGCCCGTCCGTCCGGACACGCTGGCCAAGTTCAACGCCGCCTTCGCTGGCTGCGGCCTGCGCGACAACGTCATCCGCCCCTCCTACGGCCTGGCCGAGGCGACCGTCTACGTCGCCGGCAGCACCAAGCCGGAGCCGGCCACCGAGGCGGTCTTCGACTTCGGCAAGCTCTCGCAGGGCATCGCCACCACCGAGGTCTCCGACACGGAGAACACCGTGCGGATGGTCTCGGTCGGGGCTCCGTTCGACCAGGTCGCGGTCATCGCCAACCCGGATAGCGGTGAGCACCTGGAAGACGGGCTCATCGGCGAGATCTGGATCCACGGGCCGAACGTCAGCACCGGTTACTGGAACAAGCCCGAACTCAGCGCTGAGGTCTTCGGACAGACCCTCGTCAACCCGCGCACCGCGGTTCCGAGCGGGCCCTGGCTGCGTTCGGGTGACCTCGGTGTCATGGTCGAGGGCGAGCTGTACATCACCGGACGCATGAAGGATCTGATCATCGTCGCCGGGCGCAATCACTACCCGCAGGATCTCGAGGCCACCGTCGAGGGCGCCCACGAGACGATCGGTCGCCACCGCACCGCGGCCTTCTCGGTGCCGTCGAGTGACGGCGAGGGCGTCGTCGTCGTCGCCGAGATCTCACGGCACGCCAGTGCTGACGCCTGGGACTCCGAGACGGTGTCGCGGGCGATCCGCAAGTCGCTGTCGCAGCGGCACAGCGTCTCGGCGCTGGATGTCGTGCTGGTCGTCCCGAACGACGTTCCGCGTACCTCGAGTGGCAAGATCGCGCGGGCCGCCACGCGCCAGCGTTACCTCGACGGCCAGCTCGTTCTCGCCGGTTCCACGGAATGA
- the purL gene encoding phosphoribosylformylglycinamidine synthase subunit PurL, with the protein MSSANIDTVKHAKKNPKHPQPYAELGLKDDEYARIREILGRRPTSCELAIYSVMWSEHCSYKSSKVHLRQFGDKAPETDVLLVGMGENAGVVDVGDGWAVTFKIESHNHPSYVEPHQGAATGVGGIVRDILTMGARPIAVMDSLRFGRAEATDTARVLPGVVSGVGSYGNCLGLPNIGGEVVFDDSYIGNPLVNALCVGVLQASGIKLAKADGVGNKVVLFGARTGGDGIGGASVLASATFDTEGVTKRPSVQVGDPFAEKVLIECCLEIFAADLVVGIQDLGAAGLSCATTELAAGGTGGMDVDLDLAPLRDYTLAPEEILMSESQERMMAVVTPEKLDAFLTICEKWDVLATVIGTVTDTGRLRMKWHGDLIVDIPPRTAAHDGPVYSRPIERPYDQDILTEHHGDDLRRPRNGDELRATLVRMVASPNLADKSWITDQYDRYVRGNTVLAQPQDSGMVRLSDDTLRGIALATDGNGRYTRLDPYAGAQLALSEAYRNVATTGARPLAVTNCLNFGSPEDPAVMWQFSEAVRGLADGCQQLGIPVTGGNVSFYNQTGSTAILPTPVIGVLGVIDDVTRRTKAEFDSDGALVYLLGDTRDEFGGSEWMAVVHGFLGGKPPAVDLERERLLADILINSSRDGLIDSAHDLSDGGLAQALVESAIANDYGVRVVVPDGLDPFVFLFSESAGRAIVSVPRSEEIRFTDMCTARGLPATRIGVIDVLSGELEVQDQFTVSLRELRDSWTGTLPALFE; encoded by the coding sequence ATGAGTTCGGCGAACATAGACACGGTCAAGCATGCGAAGAAGAACCCGAAGCATCCGCAGCCCTACGCCGAACTCGGTCTGAAGGACGACGAGTACGCGCGGATTCGCGAGATCCTCGGCCGCCGCCCGACCAGTTGCGAGCTGGCTATCTACTCGGTCATGTGGTCGGAGCACTGCAGCTACAAATCCTCCAAGGTGCACCTGCGCCAGTTCGGCGACAAGGCCCCGGAGACCGACGTGCTCCTGGTCGGCATGGGCGAGAACGCCGGGGTGGTCGACGTCGGTGACGGCTGGGCGGTGACCTTCAAGATCGAGTCGCACAACCACCCGAGTTACGTCGAGCCGCATCAGGGCGCGGCCACCGGCGTCGGCGGCATCGTGCGCGACATCCTCACCATGGGCGCCCGCCCGATCGCGGTGATGGACTCGCTGCGCTTCGGTCGCGCTGAGGCCACCGACACTGCGCGGGTGCTCCCCGGCGTGGTCAGCGGAGTCGGCAGCTACGGCAACTGCCTGGGCCTGCCGAACATCGGCGGCGAGGTCGTCTTCGACGACTCCTACATCGGCAACCCGCTGGTCAACGCGCTCTGCGTCGGTGTACTGCAGGCCAGCGGCATCAAGCTGGCCAAGGCCGACGGCGTCGGCAACAAAGTGGTCCTCTTCGGCGCCCGCACCGGCGGCGACGGGATCGGCGGCGCATCGGTGCTGGCCAGCGCCACCTTCGACACCGAGGGCGTGACCAAGCGCCCGTCCGTGCAGGTGGGCGACCCATTCGCCGAGAAGGTGCTCATCGAGTGCTGCCTGGAGATCTTCGCCGCTGACCTGGTCGTCGGTATCCAGGACCTCGGCGCCGCCGGGCTCTCCTGCGCCACCACCGAACTCGCCGCCGGTGGCACCGGCGGCATGGACGTCGACCTCGACCTGGCTCCCCTGCGTGACTACACACTGGCTCCGGAAGAGATTCTGATGAGCGAGTCGCAGGAGCGGATGATGGCCGTCGTCACGCCGGAGAAGCTGGACGCATTCCTCACCATCTGCGAGAAGTGGGATGTGCTGGCCACCGTCATTGGAACGGTCACCGACACCGGCCGGCTGCGGATGAAGTGGCACGGCGACCTCATCGTCGACATACCCCCGCGTACCGCCGCGCATGACGGGCCGGTCTACAGCCGCCCGATCGAGCGCCCCTACGACCAGGACATCCTCACCGAGCACCACGGCGACGATCTGCGCCGCCCGCGAAACGGCGACGAGCTGCGAGCCACTCTGGTCCGGATGGTCGCCTCGCCGAACCTGGCGGACAAGTCCTGGATCACCGACCAGTACGACCGCTACGTGCGGGGCAACACGGTGCTGGCCCAACCACAGGACTCCGGCATGGTGCGGCTGAGTGACGACACGCTGCGCGGAATCGCGCTCGCCACCGACGGCAACGGCCGCTACACCCGCCTCGACCCGTACGCCGGAGCACAGCTCGCGCTGTCGGAGGCCTACCGCAACGTCGCGACTACCGGTGCCCGTCCGTTGGCGGTGACCAACTGCCTGAACTTCGGTTCGCCGGAGGACCCGGCCGTCATGTGGCAGTTCAGCGAAGCGGTCCGCGGGCTCGCCGACGGCTGCCAGCAGTTGGGCATTCCGGTGACCGGCGGCAACGTCAGCTTCTACAACCAGACCGGTTCCACGGCCATCCTCCCGACGCCGGTCATCGGCGTGCTGGGGGTCATCGACGATGTCACGCGGCGCACCAAGGCCGAGTTCGACAGCGACGGTGCCCTCGTCTACCTGCTCGGCGATACCCGCGACGAGTTCGGCGGCTCGGAGTGGATGGCGGTCGTGCACGGCTTCCTCGGTGGAAAGCCGCCGGCGGTCGACCTGGAGCGGGAGCGGCTGCTGGCCGACATCCTGATCAACTCCTCGCGAGACGGCCTGATCGATTCGGCGCATGACCTCTCCGACGGCGGCCTGGCGCAGGCCCTGGTCGAGTCAGCCATCGCCAATGACTACGGCGTGCGGGTGGTGGTGCCCGACGGGCTCGACCCCTTCGTCTTCCTCTTCTCCGAGTCGGCCGGGCGGGCGATCGTCTCGGTCCCGCGCAGCGAGGAGATCCGGTTCACTGACATGTGCACCGCCCGCGGCCTGCCCGCGACCCGCATCGGTGTCATCGACGTGCTCTCCGGCGAACTCGAGGTGCAGGATCAGTTCACGGTCTCTCTGCGTGAGCTTCGCGACAGCTGGACCGGTACGCTCCCGGCTCTCTTCGAGTAG